AACGCGCGATAGTCCGCATATGCGGCGCCGGCGTGTGTACGGGCGGAGGCGGCGCGATACATTTCGCGGCGGTTTCGGGATTCCTCCGTCACCGATCCCCGCAACCGCGGGTGATCGGCCAGGTCGTGCAAATCGCTGTGGGGGAGGACCTCCACCATCGGAAGCGCAGCGGCGACTTCGGCCCGTTCGAAGGGGTTGTCGTCGACGAACAGTAGGCTGTCGGTGCCGATGTTCAGCGATGCCGCAATCGCCGCCAGACCTTCCGACTTTGGAGCCCAGCTGATCTGCGGGTGCAGAAGGTAGTCCGCAAGACCCGCCGCCTCGAGCCGCGCCATCGCGTCGGCGCGCGCGTTCTTGCTGGCGACTGACAGGAGCACGCCCCGCGCGTCGAGCTGGCGGAACAGGTCTGCGATACCGGGTTGGACCGTCACGGGTCCTTCCAGCAGGACGCCGTCCCAAATGGTATTGTCGAGATCGAACACCACGCACTTGGCGGGCGGTCGAAAGGGCGCATCGGGATCTGTGGGCGCGGGCGGGGCGGGCGCGTCCCAGACGAAATCGAGCGCGCCAAACATGAGATGCGCGCCCTCGTCCCCGTCGATCGTAATCTGCACGAGAAACGGCAGGCCCGATGCCGCGACCGGCGCGAAGGCACCGCCGGGTACTTTGATGCAGTTATAGCCGGGCGCAGCGGTGATGGACTGCCGGAACGGGTGCGGCTGGTCCTCCAGCGCGATGATCCCGCCCACGCGTTCCTGGTCGATCACGATCGCGAGTTGCAGTTTGACCGGCGCCGTGCCGGGGTTGACGATCTCTGCGCGGAAGCTGTTCGGCAGCGGCGCCTGCCTGCCTTGTCCGAGGCGACGCCGAAGCCTCTCGTGCAGGTGGTCCTCCAGCCGGTGCCAGCGGGCGCCGAGCATGCGCGACAAGAATGCGCCGATCCTCGCCATCCACAGGGCGGCGTGCGCAAGCGCGCTCTCGAGGATCGTGATGCGCCGGGCCGGCAACGGGGCCACGCTCCCGCGTGCCTCCAGCTTG
This sequence is a window from Tsuneonella aeria. Protein-coding genes within it:
- a CDS encoding HAD-IIIC family phosphatase yields the protein MAVFQFDTRLKAPPPTATEAPLPAPVTPAARAFLSFAEHCTECAAPACYATCDLFDPTPAGKCRRFDHGIQPLRSGSRVLADVRFRKWGKLEARGSVAPLPARRITILESALAHAALWMARIGAFLSRMLGARWHRLEDHLHERLRRRLGQGRQAPLPNSFRAEIVNPGTAPVKLQLAIVIDQERVGGIIALEDQPHPFRQSITAAPGYNCIKVPGGAFAPVAASGLPFLVQITIDGDEGAHLMFGALDFVWDAPAPPAPTDPDAPFRPPAKCVVFDLDNTIWDGVLLEGPVTVQPGIADLFRQLDARGVLLSVASKNARADAMARLEAAGLADYLLHPQISWAPKSEGLAAIAASLNIGTDSLLFVDDNPFERAEVAAALPMVEVLPHSDLHDLADHPRLRGSVTEESRNRREMYRAASARTHAGAAYADYRA